Genomic segment of Candidatus Krumholzibacteriia bacterium:
CGGCGAGGGCAGCACGGGCGCACGGGAGCATGATGTCCCGGCGGCCGAGCGCGTGGCTCAGGTCGACGATGACCGGCAGCGCGGTCTCCTTCTTGAGGAGCGCCACCGCCGCCAGGTCCAGGGTGTTGCGCGTCCAGGGTTCGAAGGTGCGGATGCCGCGCTCGCAAAGCACGACGGCCTCGTTGCCGTGGGAGAGGATGTACTCGGCGGAGAGCAAGAATTCGTCGAGGGTCGCCATGAAACCGCGTTTGAGGAGCACGGGCTTGGCGACCTTTCCCAGCGCCTTGAGGAGCTCGGTGTTGTACATGTTGCGAGCGCCGACCTGCAGCATGTCGGCGTGCTCGGCGACGACGTCCAGCGTCGCGGTGTCGAGCACTTCGGTCACCGTGGGCAGGCCATGGCGCCGGGCCGTGGACTGCAACAAGCGCAGACCGTCTTCGCGCAGCCCCTGGAACGAGTAGGGGTTGGTGCGGGGCTTGTAGGCACCGGCGCGGAAGATCGTCGGCCCAGGCAATTCCGCCAGGGCCGCTGCGATGGTGTCCATCTGCTCCGGCGTTTCCACCGAGCAAGGTCCGGCGAAGAGCACCGGCCGCCCGGCGCCGATCGCCACCTGGCGTACCCGAATGCCACCGGCCGGCAGCAGATCCCGACGCCGAGCGAGCATGGTGCGGTCCCGCTCGCGGTTCTGCAGGTCCAGGGAACTGCGAAAGATGGCCCGGAAGATCTCTTTGATCGCCTCGGGACCGAAGGGGCCGGGCGGCGCGGCGAGCAAGGCCTCGAGCATTTCCTCTTCGCGGCTCGGTTCGTAGCTGTCGAGGTTTTCGCTTCTCTTGACCGCGGCGATCTCCAGCACGATCTCGGCGCGCCGCTGTAGCAGCTGCAGGAGATCGCGATTGAGCCCGTCGATCTGCCGCCGTAGCTCGCTCAGGCTCCGCTGCGTCACGGTGGGGTCTCCTTCACTGCATCCCCGGGCGTCACGGGGACGCGAACGAGGGAGCGTAGCACTGTCCGGGCGGTGCGTCGAGGCGGCACATGCTAGAGGGAGCGCCGGAAGCGACGCGGCGCTGGGCGTCGCACCGGAGGATGCATTAAACTCGCCCGGCGCGTCTGATGGCTTGCAGCAGGGAGTTCCATGTTCCAACGCGTACTCATCGCGAACCGCGGCGAGATCGCGCTGCGTATCATCAGAGCGTGCCAGCGTCTGAAGATCCAGACGGTGGCGGCGTACTCCGAAGCGGACGCCGATTCCTCCCACCTCGAACAGGCCGATCGTCGAGTCTGCATCGGCCCGGCGAAGAGCGCCGACAGCTACCTCAACATGGCCGCCATCCTCCAGGCGGCGGAGCAGACGGATTGCAGCGCCATCCATCCGGGCTACGGCTTCCTCGCCGAGAACGCCCTCTTCGCCGAGCTGTGCACGCAGGCGAAGATGACCTTCATCGGTCCACCCGCCGGCGCCATGCGCCGCTTGGGGGACAAGGCCACGGCGCGGCAGACCATGCGACAGGCGGGTCTGCCGATCATCCCCGGATCGGCGGGGACGCTGTCCGGCTGGGAGGAAGCGCGGGCGCTGGCGGAGGCGATCGGTTTCCCCGTGCTGCTCAAGGCCACCGCCGGCGGCGGCGGCAAGGGGATGCGCCGCGTCGACGCCGCCGAGGACATCGAGGCCAAGTACCGTGAGGCCGCCCTCGAAGCCGAGAAGGCATTCGGCAACGGTGCCCTCTATCTGGAGAAGTACATCGTCGACGGACGTCACATCGAGTTCCAGGTGCTCGCCGACGCCTACGGCAACGTCGTCCACCTGGGGGAGCGCGAGTGCTCGGCGCAGCGCCGGCATCAGAAGCTGGTGGAGGAATCGCCGTCGCCCGTGGTGGACGCCCGAATGCGGAACGAGCTCGGCGCCAAGATCTGCAGCGCTCTGGCACAGGTCGGCTACCGCAACGCCGGCACGGTGGAGTTCTTCCGCGACGCCGGCGGACAGCTCTACTTCATGGAGATGAACACGCGGCTGCAGGTGGAGCACCCGGTGACCGAGATGGTCACGGGCCGGGACCTGGTGGTCGAGCAGATCCGGATCGCGGCGAACGAGCCGCTGGGCTTCACCCAGGCAGACGTGGCCTTGCAAGGGCATGCGATCGAATGCCGGATCAATGCCGAGGACCCGGCGCAAGACTTCCGTCCCCATCCCGGCTTGGTCGCGAAGTTCGTGCCGCCGGAAAGCGGGAACGGAGGCGATGGGGCACGGGTGCGCGTCGACACGCACGTGCAGCCGGGCTACCGGATCCCACCCTATTACGACTCGATGCTCGCCAAGCTCGTGGTCTGGGGGAAGACGCGAGAGGCGGCGCGGGAGGGCATGCTCCGCGCCCTCGGGTCCTTCACCGTCACCGGCGTGAAGACCACGATTCCCGTGCACCTGCAGATCATGCAAGATCCGCGCTTCGCTGCCGGCGACTACGACACCGGCTTCATCGGCCGGCTGCTGCACTAGTCGAAGGGAACCCCTTGGCCAAGGTCCTCTTGCATCCCCTGGGGCGGCCGATCGCCGAGGTCGTGGAGGAAAAGACCTACCGCTCCAACCTGGAGCAGATGGAGGCGCTCAACCAGCTCCTCGCGGCGCGCCGGGAGGAAGTGCGTCGCGGCTGGGGCGAAGAGTACGTCGAGCGCGTGCATGCCAAGGGCAAGCTGACCACGTGGGAACGTATCGAGCTCCTCAAAGACCCCGGGTCTGCGCTGTTCCCCATCAACACCTTCGTCAACTACGGGATCACTTTCGGGCAACCCCCGCGCACCTCTCCTGCCGCCGGGGTGATCACCGCCTTCGTGCGCGTGCACGGGCGGCTCACCGTGGTCATCGCCAACGACAATACGGTGGCCTCCGGCTCTTGGTGGCCCATGACGCCGGAGAAAATCGAGCGGGCCCAGGAAGTGGCGCTGCGGCTCAAGCTGCCAGTGCTGTATCTGGTGGACTGCTCGGGCCTCTTTCTCCCCGAGCAGGCGAAGACTTTTCCGGGCAAGCTGGGGGCCGGCTACATCTTCAAGATGAACTCGCTGCTCTCGGCGAGCGGCGTCCCCCAGATCGCCGGGGTGTTGGGAGACTGCATCGCTGGCGGCGGTTACATGCCCATCATCTCGGACAAGCTGTTCATGACCGAGGTGGCCTACATGGTGATCGCCGGGGCGGCGCTGGTGAAGGGGGCCAAGTCCCAGCACATCACCTCGCTCGACATCGGCGGCGCCGACATCCACGTCCACCTGTCGAACTGCGCCGACGAACGCGTGCCCGACGACCGGGCGATGATCGCACGCATCCGCCAGGAGGTTGCCAAGTTGCCAGCGAGCGCGGCGGATTACTACCGTCACGCCTTCGCCCCGGCGCCGCCACGCTTCGCGCCGCAGGAGATCAACGGTCTCCTCCCGGTGGATCACCGGGTGGTCTACGACGTGCGGGAGATCATCGCGCGCCTGGTGGACAGCTCGCTCTTCTGGGAGATCCTGCCGCACACCGGCGAGGAGATGCTCACCGGCATCGCCCGCCTCCACGGGCTGCCTGTCGGCATCATCGCCAACAACCAGCGCCTCACCCAGCATCCGGAGCGGCGCGACCGCACCCGTCCCGGCGGCATCCTCTACCGGGAAGGGATCGCCAAGATGTCCCAGTTCTCCCGGACCTGCGACGCCGACGGCATCCCCATCCTCTGGCTGCAGGACATCTCGGGTTTCGACATCGGCCTGGAAGCGGAAAAGCACGGTTTGCTCGGCTACGGGTCGAACCTGCTCTACACCAATTCGACCAACACCGTGCCGATGCTGACGGTGCTGCTGCGCAAGGCTTCCGGCGCCGGCTACTACGCCATGACCGGGCGGCCCTACGAGCCGATCGTGCAGCTGTCGACGCCGGTCACGCGTCTGGCGGTCATGGAGGGACGGACGCTCGCCATCGGCACCTTCCACAGCAAGCTGGACGACAACTTCCAGATCCTCGCCACGGACCCGAAGGAGCGCGCCGAGATCG
This window contains:
- the accC gene encoding acetyl-CoA carboxylase biotin carboxylase subunit, which codes for MFQRVLIANRGEIALRIIRACQRLKIQTVAAYSEADADSSHLEQADRRVCIGPAKSADSYLNMAAILQAAEQTDCSAIHPGYGFLAENALFAELCTQAKMTFIGPPAGAMRRLGDKATARQTMRQAGLPIIPGSAGTLSGWEEARALAEAIGFPVLLKATAGGGGKGMRRVDAAEDIEAKYREAALEAEKAFGNGALYLEKYIVDGRHIEFQVLADAYGNVVHLGERECSAQRRHQKLVEESPSPVVDARMRNELGAKICSALAQVGYRNAGTVEFFRDAGGQLYFMEMNTRLQVEHPVTEMVTGRDLVVEQIRIAANEPLGFTQADVALQGHAIECRINAEDPAQDFRPHPGLVAKFVPPESGNGGDGARVRVDTHVQPGYRIPPYYDSMLAKLVVWGKTREAAREGMLRALGSFTVTGVKTTIPVHLQIMQDPRFAAGDYDTGFIGRLLH
- a CDS encoding bifunctional 3-deoxy-7-phosphoheptulonate synthase/chorismate mutase; translation: MTQRSLSELRRQIDGLNRDLLQLLQRRAEIVLEIAAVKRSENLDSYEPSREEEMLEALLAAPPGPFGPEAIKEIFRAIFRSSLDLQNRERDRTMLARRRDLLPAGGIRVRQVAIGAGRPVLFAGPCSVETPEQMDTIAAALAELPGPTIFRAGAYKPRTNPYSFQGLREDGLRLLQSTARRHGLPTVTEVLDTATLDVVAEHADMLQVGARNMYNTELLKALGKVAKPVLLKRGFMATLDEFLLSAEYILSHGNEAVVLCERGIRTFEPWTRNTLDLAAVALLKKETALPVIVDLSHALGRRDIMLPCARAALAVGADGLMLEVHHRPEQALSDGFQQLNLNEFAALVTALGWAGTAAPQQPRGKP
- a CDS encoding carboxyl transferase domain-containing protein → MAKVLLHPLGRPIAEVVEEKTYRSNLEQMEALNQLLAARREEVRRGWGEEYVERVHAKGKLTTWERIELLKDPGSALFPINTFVNYGITFGQPPRTSPAAGVITAFVRVHGRLTVVIANDNTVASGSWWPMTPEKIERAQEVALRLKLPVLYLVDCSGLFLPEQAKTFPGKLGAGYIFKMNSLLSASGVPQIAGVLGDCIAGGGYMPIISDKLFMTEVAYMVIAGAALVKGAKSQHITSLDIGGADIHVHLSNCADERVPDDRAMIARIRQEVAKLPASAADYYRHAFAPAPPRFAPQEINGLLPVDHRVVYDVREIIARLVDSSLFWEILPHTGEEMLTGIARLHGLPVGIIANNQRLTQHPERRDRTRPGGILYREGIAKMSQFSRTCDADGIPILWLQDISGFDIGLEAEKHGLLGYGSNLLYTNSTNTVPMLTVLLRKASGAGYYAMTGRPYEPIVQLSTPVTRLAVMEGRTLAIGTFHSKLDDNFQILATDPKERAEIEAGMKEVEARIDADMDPYKSARQMDTDEIVAVHELRDYLTTLVEMCYQSIGYRRIKNPRIWSMHDLHVLTEKV